In one window of Primulina tabacum isolate GXHZ01 chromosome 8, ASM2559414v2, whole genome shotgun sequence DNA:
- the LOC142554000 gene encoding histone-binding protein MSI1 isoform X2 translates to MGKDEDEMRGEVEERLINEEYKIWKKNTPFLYDLVITHALEWPSLTVEWLPDREEPPGKDYSVQKMILGTHTSENEPNYLMLAQVQLPLEDAENDARLYDDDRSEYGGFGCANGKVQIIQQINHDGEVNRARYMPQNSFIIATKTVSAEVYVFDYSKHPSKPPLDGTCNPDLRLRGHSTEGYGLSWSQFKHGHLLSGSDDAQICLWDINAAPKNKVLDALQIFKIHEGVVEDVAWHLRHEYLFGSVGDDQYLHIWDLRTPSVTKPIQSVVAHQSEVNCLAFNPFNEWVVATGSTDKTVKLFDLRKISTALHIFDCHKEEVFQVGWNPKNETILASCCLGRRLMIWDLSRIDEEQTPEDAEDGPPELLFIHGGHTSKISDFSWNPCEDWVMASVAEDNILQIWQMAENIYHDDDDLPGDDSTNKVS, encoded by the exons ATGGGTAAGGATGAGGATGAGATGCGGGGAGAAGTGGAGGAGCGTTTGATAAACGAGGAGTACAAGATTTGGAAGAAGAACACTCCATTTTTGTACGATTTGGTCATCACCCATGCGCTGGAATGGCCCTCGCTCACCGTCGAGTGGTTGCCCGACAGGGAGGAGCCACCGGGCAAGGATTATTCCGTGCAAAAAATGATTTTGGGAACCCATACGTCCGAAAACGAGCCCAATTATCTGATGCTTGCGCAGGTTCAGCTTCCCCTCGAGGATGCGGAGAATGATGCTCGACTTTACGACGATGACCGCTCTGAATATGGTGGATTTGGATGCGCCAACGGAAAG GTGCAAATTattcagcaaataaatcatgatgGGGAGGTCAACCGAGCTCGTTATATGCCTCAGAACTCATTTATTATTGCTACCAAGACAGTTAGTGCGGAAGTATATGTTTTTGACTACAGCAAACATCCATCCAAGCCTCCTTTGGATGGTACATGCAACCCTGATTTGAGGCTGAGGGGCCACAGTACCGAAGGGTATGGTTTATCATGGAGCCAGTTCAAACATGGTCATTTACTGAGTGGTTCTGATGATGCCCAAATATGCTTGTGGGACATAAATGCAGCTCCAAAAAATAAGGTTCTCGATGCATTGCAAATATTTAAG ATTCATGAAGGTGTCGTCGAAGATGTAGCCTGGCATCTGAGGCATGAATACTTGTTTGGTTCAGTGGGAGATGATCAATATCTGCATATATGGGATCTCCGGACTCCATCAGTGACCAAGCCTATACAATCTGTTGTTGCTCATCAAAGTGAG GTCAACTGTCTAGCTTTCAATCCATTCAATGAATGGGTTGTTGCAACGGGGTCCACTGACAAGACTgttaaattatttgatttgcGAAAGATTTCAACAGCCCTTCACATATTTGATTGTCACAA GGAGGAAGTTTTCCAAGTTGGATGGAATCCAAAGAATGAGACCATCTTAGCTTCCTGTTGTCTTGGCAGGAGACTTATGATCTGGGATCTTAGCAG GATTGACGAAGAACAGACTCCAGAGGACGCTGAGGACGGACCACCAGAGCTGTTATTCATACACGGTGGTCATACAAGTAAAATTTCGGACTTTTCGTGGAACCCGTGTGAAGATTGGGTGATGGCAAGCGTTGCTGAGGATAACATACTACAAATTTGGCAGATGGCGGAGAACATTTACCATGATGACGATGATTTACCTGGAGATGACTCCACCAACAAAGTCTCCTAG
- the LOC142554000 gene encoding histone-binding protein MSI1 isoform X1: MGKDEDEMRGEVEERLINEEYKIWKKNTPFLYDLVITHALEWPSLTVEWLPDREEPPGKDYSVQKMILGTHTSENEPNYLMLAQVQLPLEDAENDARLYDDDRSEYGGFGCANGKVQIIQQINHDGEVNRARYMPQNSFIIATKTVSAEVYVFDYSKHPSKPPLDGTCNPDLRLRGHSTEGYGLSWSQFKHGHLLSGSDDAQICLWDINAAPKNKVLDALQIFKIHEGVVEDVAWHLRHEYLFGSVGDDQYLHIWDLRTPSVTKPIQSVVAHQSEVNCLAFNPFNEWVVATGSTDKTVKLFDLRKISTALHIFDCHNREEVFQVGWNPKNETILASCCLGRRLMIWDLSRIDEEQTPEDAEDGPPELLFIHGGHTSKISDFSWNPCEDWVMASVAEDNILQIWQMAENIYHDDDDLPGDDSTNKVS; encoded by the exons ATGGGTAAGGATGAGGATGAGATGCGGGGAGAAGTGGAGGAGCGTTTGATAAACGAGGAGTACAAGATTTGGAAGAAGAACACTCCATTTTTGTACGATTTGGTCATCACCCATGCGCTGGAATGGCCCTCGCTCACCGTCGAGTGGTTGCCCGACAGGGAGGAGCCACCGGGCAAGGATTATTCCGTGCAAAAAATGATTTTGGGAACCCATACGTCCGAAAACGAGCCCAATTATCTGATGCTTGCGCAGGTTCAGCTTCCCCTCGAGGATGCGGAGAATGATGCTCGACTTTACGACGATGACCGCTCTGAATATGGTGGATTTGGATGCGCCAACGGAAAG GTGCAAATTattcagcaaataaatcatgatgGGGAGGTCAACCGAGCTCGTTATATGCCTCAGAACTCATTTATTATTGCTACCAAGACAGTTAGTGCGGAAGTATATGTTTTTGACTACAGCAAACATCCATCCAAGCCTCCTTTGGATGGTACATGCAACCCTGATTTGAGGCTGAGGGGCCACAGTACCGAAGGGTATGGTTTATCATGGAGCCAGTTCAAACATGGTCATTTACTGAGTGGTTCTGATGATGCCCAAATATGCTTGTGGGACATAAATGCAGCTCCAAAAAATAAGGTTCTCGATGCATTGCAAATATTTAAG ATTCATGAAGGTGTCGTCGAAGATGTAGCCTGGCATCTGAGGCATGAATACTTGTTTGGTTCAGTGGGAGATGATCAATATCTGCATATATGGGATCTCCGGACTCCATCAGTGACCAAGCCTATACAATCTGTTGTTGCTCATCAAAGTGAG GTCAACTGTCTAGCTTTCAATCCATTCAATGAATGGGTTGTTGCAACGGGGTCCACTGACAAGACTgttaaattatttgatttgcGAAAGATTTCAACAGCCCTTCACATATTTGATTGTCACAA CAGGGAGGAAGTTTTCCAAGTTGGATGGAATCCAAAGAATGAGACCATCTTAGCTTCCTGTTGTCTTGGCAGGAGACTTATGATCTGGGATCTTAGCAG GATTGACGAAGAACAGACTCCAGAGGACGCTGAGGACGGACCACCAGAGCTGTTATTCATACACGGTGGTCATACAAGTAAAATTTCGGACTTTTCGTGGAACCCGTGTGAAGATTGGGTGATGGCAAGCGTTGCTGAGGATAACATACTACAAATTTGGCAGATGGCGGAGAACATTTACCATGATGACGATGATTTACCTGGAGATGACTCCACCAACAAAGTCTCCTAG
- the LOC142554726 gene encoding uncharacterized protein LOC142554726 has translation MKITQSFTSVAYPQAKCQTEVVNRIIVQALKTRLQGKGKEWVEELPSVLWAYRTTPRAPTQETPFNLVHGSEAVLPIEIGQSSVWLETYPDDNDQSRAMELDLVE, from the coding sequence atgaaaatcactcagtCTTTCACTTCTGTTGCTTATCCTCAAGCCAAATGTCAAACAGAGGTTGTTAACAGAATTATTGTGCAAGCCTTGAAAACCAGGCTACAGGGCAAAGGAAAAGAGTGGGTGGAAGAATTGCCTAGTGTTCTCTGGGCGTATAGAACTACtccccgggcacctactcaagaGACTCCTTTTAATCTAGTGCatggttctgaagcagttcTTCCGATTGAAATCGGACAATCTTCTGTCTGGCTAGAAACTTACCCGGATGATAATGATCAAAGCCGGGCAATGGAATTGGATTTGGTGGAATAA